A region of Paraburkholderia sp. BL23I1N1 DNA encodes the following proteins:
- the clpP gene encoding ATP-dependent Clp endopeptidase proteolytic subunit ClpP: MHSSYSSVTGLGLVPTVIEQSGRGERAYDIYSRLLRERIVFLVGPVNEQSASLIVAQLLFLESENPDKDISFYINSPGGSVYDGFAIYDTMQFIKPEVSTLCTGFAASMGTFLLTAGQRGKRYALPNARIMIHQPSGGSQGTAADVEIQAKEVLYLRERLNAITAERTGRNIEEIVRDTDRDNFMSAHEAKTYGLVDEVLETRAALGDPARYHDT; this comes from the coding sequence ATGCATTCCAGCTATTCATCCGTCACCGGCCTGGGCCTCGTACCCACCGTGATTGAACAGTCCGGCCGCGGCGAGCGCGCCTACGACATTTATTCGCGTCTTCTACGCGAGCGGATCGTTTTTCTGGTCGGTCCGGTGAATGAACAGTCGGCCAGTCTGATCGTCGCCCAATTGCTGTTTCTGGAATCCGAGAATCCCGACAAGGATATTTCTTTTTACATCAATTCGCCGGGCGGCTCGGTGTACGACGGCTTCGCCATTTACGACACGATGCAATTCATCAAGCCCGAGGTGTCCACCTTGTGCACCGGCTTTGCCGCCAGCATGGGGACGTTTTTGCTGACCGCCGGCCAGCGCGGCAAACGGTACGCGCTGCCGAACGCACGCATCATGATTCACCAGCCGTCGGGCGGCAGCCAGGGCACCGCGGCCGACGTCGAAATTCAGGCCAAAGAGGTGCTCTATCTGCGCGAACGGCTCAACGCAATAACGGCCGAGCGCACCGGGCGCAACATCGAGGAAATCGTCCGCGATACCGACCGCGACAATTTCATGTCGGCCCACGAAGCAAAGACCTATGGCCTCGTCGACGAGGTACTGGAAACACGCGCGGCGCTGGGTGACCCTGCCCGTTACCATGATACGTAG
- a CDS encoding NYN domain-containing protein: MASSNETVSMALFCDFENVALGVRDAKYDKFDIKLVLERLLLKGSIVVKKAYCDWDRYKSFKGAMHEANFELIEIPHVRQSGKNSADIRLVVDALDLCYTKSHVNTFVIISGDSDFSPLVSKLRENAKQVIGVGVQQSTSDLLIANCDEFFFYDDLVRESQRTVSKRESSRPQQTAQQTAKRAPDEDKSRNKEDLEKRRTKAVEIAVQTFDALASERGDSGKIWASVLKNAIKRRKPDFNETYYGFRAFGNLLEEAQARGLLEFGRDEKSGAYVYRGTAANVGAENVNEPGESGEVAEQVVEARVAETVVAESGGKHERRRGRGNRKPGGRGQQEAAPEERAAVEHGGHAQAQAEAVHTHAPSAGESVFEQPEAAWAEPAAFAAEPVTVAGEATQEAGDAQPKRSKERTPRKTAAKKMKKATPRKANAVPEIAAPVEASAASVAEEKAPVAAKKAARKAAPRSRRPRKTAATSDSE, from the coding sequence ATGGCGTCATCCAACGAAACCGTCAGCATGGCGCTATTCTGCGACTTCGAAAACGTTGCGCTCGGCGTGCGCGACGCGAAGTACGACAAGTTCGACATCAAGCTGGTGCTCGAACGTCTGCTGCTCAAGGGCAGCATTGTCGTGAAGAAGGCGTATTGCGACTGGGACCGCTACAAGAGTTTCAAGGGCGCGATGCACGAGGCCAATTTCGAGTTGATCGAGATTCCGCACGTGCGCCAATCGGGCAAGAATTCCGCCGACATCCGGCTCGTGGTCGACGCGCTCGACCTCTGCTACACAAAATCGCACGTCAACACCTTCGTCATCATCAGTGGCGACTCGGACTTCTCGCCGCTGGTGTCGAAGCTGCGCGAGAACGCCAAGCAGGTGATCGGCGTCGGGGTCCAGCAGTCCACCTCCGATCTGCTGATCGCAAACTGCGACGAATTTTTCTTTTACGACGACCTCGTGCGTGAAAGCCAGCGCACGGTATCCAAACGCGAGTCCTCGCGCCCGCAACAGACCGCGCAGCAGACAGCCAAACGCGCACCCGACGAAGACAAATCGCGCAACAAGGAAGACCTCGAAAAGCGCCGTACCAAAGCCGTCGAGATCGCGGTGCAGACGTTCGATGCGCTCGCCTCCGAACGTGGCGACAGCGGCAAGATCTGGGCGTCGGTACTGAAGAACGCGATCAAGCGCCGCAAGCCGGATTTCAACGAGACGTACTACGGTTTTCGCGCATTCGGCAATCTGCTGGAAGAGGCGCAGGCGCGCGGGCTACTCGAATTCGGCCGCGACGAGAAGTCAGGCGCGTACGTTTATCGGGGCACGGCTGCGAACGTGGGCGCCGAAAACGTGAACGAGCCGGGCGAATCCGGCGAGGTGGCGGAACAGGTGGTTGAGGCGCGGGTTGCCGAAACAGTGGTCGCCGAGTCGGGCGGCAAGCACGAGCGCCGCAGAGGGCGTGGCAATCGCAAGCCCGGCGGCCGTGGCCAGCAGGAGGCCGCGCCGGAAGAGCGCGCGGCAGTCGAGCACGGTGGCCACGCGCAGGCTCAGGCGGAAGCCGTGCACACGCACGCGCCATCCGCCGGCGAGTCCGTTTTCGAACAGCCGGAAGCAGCGTGGGCAGAACCCGCGGCCTTTGCAGCTGAACCGGTCACGGTAGCTGGCGAAGCAACTCAGGAAGCGGGCGACGCTCAACCTAAGCGCAGCAAGGAACGCACACCGCGCAAGACAGCCGCGAAGAAAATGAAGAAGGCAACGCCGCGAAAGGCCAACGCGGTGCCGGAAATCGCAGCGCCTGTTGAAGCATCGGCGGCGTCTGTCGCCGAAGAAAAAGCACCCGTGGCCGCCAAAAAGGCAGCGCGCAAAGCGGCGCCACGCAGTCGCCGTCCGCGTAAAACTGCTGCGACGAGCGACTCGGAATAA
- a CDS encoding glycine zipper family protein → MISSTKSISIALPAVVVALALGGCAVMPPSGPSVVALPKSGEPLGQFQQDDYACRDYANRSTDPNAAAQAATTNSVNSAAIGTLGGAAVGALIGAAAGNAGAGAAIGAGSGLLIGGANGANGAQYSAAGLQARYDAAYAQCMTSKGNTISQPQQPAYYAPQPAYYAPQPYYYAPPPRYVAPPPVMYAPYPYY, encoded by the coding sequence ATGATCTCCAGCACCAAGTCGATAAGCATCGCCCTACCTGCCGTTGTCGTCGCGCTCGCGCTCGGCGGTTGCGCGGTGATGCCGCCGAGCGGTCCGAGCGTCGTCGCACTGCCGAAGAGCGGCGAGCCGCTCGGTCAGTTCCAGCAGGACGACTATGCATGCCGCGACTACGCGAACCGCTCGACCGACCCGAACGCGGCCGCGCAGGCGGCGACCACGAACAGCGTGAACAGCGCGGCGATCGGCACGCTCGGCGGCGCCGCTGTCGGCGCGCTGATCGGTGCGGCGGCGGGCAACGCCGGCGCGGGCGCGGCAATCGGCGCGGGCAGTGGCCTGTTGATCGGCGGCGCGAACGGCGCGAATGGCGCGCAGTATTCCGCCGCGGGCCTGCAAGCGCGCTACGACGCCGCCTACGCGCAGTGCATGACCTCGAAAGGCAACACGATCTCGCAGCCGCAGCAGCCTGCCTATTACGCACCGCAACCCGCTTATTACGCACCGCAGCCGTACTACTACGCGCCGCCGCCGAGGTATGTCGCACCGCCGCCGGTGATGTATGCGCCTTACCCTTATTACTGA
- a CDS encoding pyrrolo-quinoline quinone produces MLPRQTGTFHPRAWFRVCGWLAVALVATFFLSCGGGSGGTSGTVSGSGASGGTTSSGSTTGGTGGTGSTGSGGMSMGSTAYATDVLMHHNDLARTGQMLAETTLTLANVNSASFGKVAFLSADGKVDAQPLFVTSLPIGGASHDVVYVATEHDSVYAYDATTFAQLWKVSLIGSGETVSDNFSCQDFTPEIGITSTPVIDRNRGTNGVLYAVAMTRDSSGAYHHRLHALDLTTGAEILGGPTEISATYPGSGAGSVNGLLTFNPSQHTERAALTLVGGNIYMGWTSHCMAGAYTGWLMAYSADTLHQTSVLNITANGSQGSIWMAGSGMASDGTSIYVVDGNGTFGTTLNAQGFPVDGDFGNSLMKLSSGNLQVTDYFAMDNVVAEANADNDFGSGGVMLLPDQTTAGGVVKHLAVAAGKDNLIYVVDRDSMGKFSPTANNIWQVLTGTLAGGIWGSPAYYSGVVYYGGWNDNLKALPVSGAFLATTASAKSPTTFAYPGATPAVSANGTSNGIVWVAENGTTGDLHAYDAGNLAHELYNSNQAGTRDQWGAGNKFITPMIARGKVFVGATNGVAVFGLL; encoded by the coding sequence ATGCTGCCACGGCAAACCGGCACGTTCCATCCGAGAGCGTGGTTCCGCGTGTGCGGGTGGCTTGCGGTTGCCCTTGTCGCCACCTTTTTCCTTTCTTGCGGTGGCGGCTCGGGCGGCACATCGGGTACGGTTTCGGGCTCAGGGGCCAGCGGCGGCACCACCAGCAGCGGCTCGACAACCGGCGGCACGGGGGGAACCGGCTCGACCGGTTCAGGCGGCATGTCGATGGGATCGACAGCCTACGCCACCGACGTGCTCATGCATCACAACGATCTCGCGCGCACCGGCCAGATGCTTGCCGAGACAACGCTGACGCTCGCCAATGTCAATTCGGCGAGCTTCGGCAAAGTCGCGTTTCTCTCCGCGGACGGCAAGGTCGACGCTCAGCCGCTTTTCGTCACGAGTTTGCCGATCGGCGGCGCGTCGCACGATGTGGTCTACGTGGCGACCGAACACGACAGCGTGTACGCCTATGACGCCACGACCTTCGCGCAATTGTGGAAAGTCTCGTTGATCGGCAGTGGCGAGACAGTCAGCGACAACTTCAGTTGTCAGGACTTCACGCCGGAGATCGGTATTACGTCGACGCCGGTCATTGACCGCAATCGCGGCACAAACGGTGTTCTGTACGCCGTCGCGATGACCAGGGACAGCAGCGGCGCCTATCATCACCGTCTGCACGCGCTCGATCTGACGACTGGTGCCGAGATACTGGGCGGGCCGACCGAGATCTCCGCGACCTACCCGGGCAGCGGTGCGGGCAGCGTCAATGGACTGCTTACCTTCAATCCTTCGCAGCATACGGAACGCGCGGCGCTCACGCTGGTTGGCGGCAACATCTATATGGGCTGGACCTCGCATTGCATGGCGGGCGCGTACACCGGCTGGCTGATGGCCTATAGCGCTGACACACTCCACCAGACCAGCGTGCTCAACATCACGGCGAACGGCAGCCAGGGATCGATCTGGATGGCCGGTTCCGGGATGGCCTCGGACGGCACCTCGATTTACGTCGTGGACGGCAACGGCACGTTCGGCACCACGCTGAACGCGCAGGGTTTCCCAGTCGACGGCGACTTTGGCAACTCGCTGATGAAGCTGTCGTCAGGAAACCTGCAGGTCACCGATTACTTCGCGATGGATAACGTGGTGGCCGAGGCAAACGCCGACAACGATTTCGGCTCGGGCGGCGTGATGCTGTTGCCGGATCAGACCACCGCGGGCGGCGTCGTCAAACACCTGGCGGTGGCGGCGGGCAAAGACAACCTGATCTATGTGGTCGATCGCGACTCGATGGGTAAATTCAGTCCGACGGCGAACAATATCTGGCAGGTGCTGACCGGCACGCTCGCGGGGGGCATCTGGGGCTCGCCGGCTTACTATAGCGGTGTGGTCTATTACGGTGGCTGGAACGACAACCTGAAGGCGTTGCCGGTCTCGGGCGCGTTTCTCGCGACCACCGCTTCGGCGAAGAGTCCTACCACGTTTGCCTATCCCGGCGCGACTCCGGCCGTGTCGGCCAACGGTACGAGCAACGGCATCGTCTGGGTGGCGGAAAACGGCACGACGGGTGATTTGCATGCATACGACGCCGGCAACCTCGCGCACGAGCTGTACAACAGCAATCAGGCCGGCACGCGCGATCAATGGGGCGCTGGCAACAAGTTCATCACACCGATGATCGCGCGGGGCAAAGTGTTTGTCGGCGCGACTAATGGGGTGGCGGTGTTCGGGTTGCTGTAG
- a CDS encoding c-type cytochrome, with amino-acid sequence MINRTRLYRSVFAGVLSAIAVSCLAANGEMPALPASSAQGAQSSPVRPFAPPAESSMPTDGFGKFVKLGEQIFTHTQTFAGKYVGNTLNCANCHLDAGRKADSSPLWGAYPLYPAYRSKNGHVNSFAERLQGCFLYSMNGKAPPLGDPVLVALETYAYWLAQGAPVGEKLPGQGYPKLPAPAQKADYARGSAVYAQHCALCHGADGQGQSSGGQTVFPPLWGAHSFNWGAGMGDIQNAAGFIKANMPLGLAGTLTDQQAWDVATFMDSHERPQDPRFVGSVETTRAKFHDSPHSMYGQTVNGQVLGASGSR; translated from the coding sequence ATGATCAATCGAACCCGGTTGTACCGCAGCGTGTTCGCCGGTGTGTTGAGTGCAATTGCCGTTTCGTGCCTGGCTGCCAATGGCGAGATGCCGGCGTTGCCCGCTTCTTCCGCGCAAGGCGCTCAGTCGTCACCGGTGAGGCCGTTCGCACCACCGGCAGAATCGAGCATGCCGACAGACGGTTTCGGCAAATTCGTCAAATTGGGCGAGCAAATCTTTACGCATACTCAAACTTTCGCCGGGAAGTACGTCGGCAATACGCTGAATTGTGCCAACTGTCACCTGGATGCGGGCCGAAAGGCGGATTCGAGTCCGCTGTGGGGCGCGTATCCCTTGTATCCGGCCTATCGGAGCAAGAATGGACATGTGAACTCGTTCGCCGAGCGTCTCCAGGGGTGCTTCCTCTACAGCATGAACGGCAAGGCGCCGCCGCTTGGCGATCCGGTGCTCGTGGCATTGGAAACGTACGCTTACTGGCTCGCGCAAGGTGCGCCTGTCGGCGAAAAGCTGCCGGGGCAAGGCTATCCCAAACTTCCTGCGCCCGCGCAAAAGGCGGACTACGCGAGAGGGAGCGCCGTCTATGCGCAGCACTGTGCTTTATGTCACGGTGCCGATGGGCAAGGGCAGTCAAGCGGGGGACAAACCGTGTTCCCGCCGCTGTGGGGGGCTCATTCGTTCAATTGGGGTGCCGGCATGGGCGACATTCAGAACGCAGCCGGTTTCATCAAGGCGAATATGCCGTTGGGGCTGGCTGGAACGCTGACGGACCAGCAGGCGTGGGATGTGGCGACGTTTATGGATAGCCATGAACGTCCGCAAGATCCGCGCTTTGTGGGCTCAGTTGAAACGACGCGCGCAAAGTTCCATGACTCGCCGCACTCCATGTACGGTCAAACCGTTAATGGGCAGGTTTTGGGTGCGTCCGGATCGCGATGA